AGCTGGAGACGGTACGCGGCGCCATGGCGGGCGGGGTACTGCACTATCTGGTGAAGCCCTTCACGTCCCAGGCCCTGAACGAACGGCTCGACGAGTACCTGCTCCTTCGCCGCGAACTCGCCGCGGGCGGGGCTTCCGGGCCGCTGGACCAGGACAGCATCGACCGGCTCGTGGCGCCGTCGCGCCGGGCAATTGTCGCGGATTCCGGGACGGCGCCAGCGCCCGGTTCGGTGACAAGGCTGCCGAAGGGGTTGTCCAGGCCCACCCTGGACGCCGTCATCGAGGCGCTCAAATCAACCTCCGACGACGTCTCTGCCGCCGGGATGGCCCTGCAGCTCGGACTCTCGCGGGTCAGCGCGCGGCGCTACCTCGAGTATCTGGTCATCCACGGCTTTGCCCGGCTCACACCCCGCTACGGCGCGGCAGGGCGGCCGGAGAACCGGTACCTGTGGAAGCGCTGAGCATGCCCAGTTTGTAGGAGTTCCGAGGAGCATGTCCCGTTTGCAAGGGTTCCGCTGAGCATGTCCATTCGTCGCAGGCGAGCGCCGGGCAGGGTCGCGCACCTTGAAGCACCGATCTGACGCAAATGGCCGCTACCGGGCAACCAACTGACGCAAGTGGCCGCTATAGGACGCGTCAAAGCGGCCATACGTGACGAATCGACGCAGTTCATCCCCGCAGGACGTCCCCATGTGCACCGATCTGACGCAAATGGCCGCTACCGGGCAACCAACTGACGCATGTGGCCGCTATGGGCACCCAGCTGACGCAAATGGCCGCTACCGGGCAACCAACTGACGCAAGTGGCCGCTATAGGACGCGTCAAAGCGGCCATTCGTGACGAATCGACGCAGTTCATCCCCGCAGGACGTCCCCATGTGCACCGACCAGACGCGCAGAGCCGCCAGGACCCCCAGACCTGCAGAGGCTACAGCCCCGCGCGGCGGAGCGTGGATTCGGCGTGCTTGAGGATAGGGCCGTCGATCATCTTGCCGTTGAACTGAAACACGCCTGAGCCTGCCGCTGCGGCCGCGTCGAGCAGTTCGGTGGCTGCCGCGACCTCGGACTCGGTCGGCGCGTAAGCCCCGCGGACCACGGCCACCTGGTTCGGGTGGATGCAGGCCTTGGAGCCAAAACCCGAGGCGACGGCGTCACGGGATTCGTTGGCGAGTCCTTCAAGGTCGGGGATGTTGACGTACACCGAATCGACGGCGTCCTTGCCGAATGCGCGGGCGGCCAGCAGCACCGAGGAGCGGGCGTGCAGGGCGACCGCGCGGTAGGCGCCGTCGTCCGTCCTGCTGGAGGTGCCGCCGAGCGAGGCGAGCAGGTCCTCGGCGCCCCACATCAGCCCGACGACGTTGGGCTCCGCGGCGATGGCGGCGGCGTTGATGACCCCCAGCGCCGTCTCGCACAGCGCGATCACGCTGTAGCCCTCGAGCTCCCTCAGCTGGGCGGCGCTCTCAGCCTTGGCGAGCATCACGTGCCGGTAGGGAGTGTGCTTGA
This DNA window, taken from Pseudarthrobacter sp. ATCC 49987, encodes the following:
- a CDS encoding response regulator, with protein sequence MSSIRTLIIDDDVAVAGIHHGFLLARGGFDVVSLAHTGQQGLDLAAELRPELVLLDIHLPDMSGLDVLRQLRGRQQALDVLVITASRELETVRGAMAGGVLHYLVKPFTSQALNERLDEYLLLRRELAAGGASGPLDQDSIDRLVAPSRRAIVADSGTAPAPGSVTRLPKGLSRPTLDAVIEALKSTSDDVSAAGMALQLGLSRVSARRYLEYLVIHGFARLTPRYGAAGRPENRYLWKR
- a CDS encoding HpcH/HpaI aldolase/citrate lyase family protein, which codes for MSFLMGPALLFCPADRPERYQKAAERADAVIVDLEDAVAPADKQRARGAILAQLGATGDVPELDPSRTIIRINPAGTEEFEKDLHCLKHTPYRHVMLAKAESAAQLRELEGYSVIALCETALGVINAAAIAAEPNVVGLMWGAEDLLASLGGTSSRTDDGAYRAVALHARSSVLLAARAFGKDAVDSVYVNIPDLEGLANESRDAVASGFGSKACIHPNQVAVVRGAYAPTESEVAAATELLDAAAAAGSGVFQFNGKMIDGPILKHAESTLRRAGL